One genomic region from Chthonomonas calidirosea T49 encodes:
- a CDS encoding metallophosphoesterase family protein: MGDTIRVMHFADTHFGVEQYGKLDAATGLNSRLLDFKTSLLRAIDRAIEEDVDIAIFTGDAYKARDPRQTEQREFAECIRRLSEKNIPVVLLTGNHDLPVMKGRANAIEIYKTLGVEKVYVFSRPDVECIPTKRGTLLRVAAMPYLAKGVLIGREELKHFSLDETRRYVEERYCFYIEGLAKQVEEAKDDIPTVLMGHFWVSGAKLSSWQQGYLGNSNEPQVPLSVLTNPAFDYVALGHIHRFQDLHPQGQPHVVYCGSPDRIDFGEREEEKGFVIADVYKGGADYRFIPVQVAREMVEIEVDADCDDPTAAILAAIRLHPIRDNIVRLIYHIEADRDPLVDQRLIEEALSPALVRIVRRAIRRNIHTRNSALTENRQPREALALYIETQDKLKPLKDRLLEAAEPLFQILEQEEKELTTSL; this comes from the coding sequence ATGGGCGACACCATTCGAGTTATGCATTTTGCGGATACCCATTTTGGCGTCGAGCAGTATGGCAAGCTCGACGCTGCAACCGGCCTAAACTCACGTCTGTTGGATTTTAAAACGTCGCTTCTGCGCGCCATAGACCGCGCGATCGAAGAGGATGTAGACATCGCAATTTTTACCGGCGATGCCTACAAGGCGCGCGACCCTCGTCAGACGGAGCAGCGTGAGTTTGCCGAATGTATTCGCCGCCTTTCCGAGAAGAATATTCCTGTGGTGCTGCTAACCGGCAATCACGACCTACCCGTAATGAAGGGACGTGCCAACGCTATTGAAATTTATAAAACTCTTGGCGTTGAAAAGGTCTATGTGTTTAGCCGCCCTGATGTTGAGTGCATCCCCACAAAGCGCGGTACGCTGCTGCGTGTTGCCGCCATGCCCTATCTAGCGAAAGGGGTGCTCATTGGGCGTGAGGAGTTGAAACACTTCAGCTTAGATGAAACACGCCGCTATGTGGAGGAACGTTACTGTTTCTACATCGAGGGGTTGGCAAAGCAGGTAGAGGAGGCAAAGGACGATATTCCCACGGTGCTTATGGGGCATTTCTGGGTAAGCGGTGCCAAACTTTCGAGTTGGCAGCAGGGCTATCTAGGAAACTCCAACGAGCCACAGGTACCCCTCTCCGTGCTGACGAACCCCGCCTTCGATTACGTGGCGCTAGGGCACATACACCGTTTTCAAGATCTTCATCCGCAAGGGCAGCCCCATGTGGTCTACTGTGGGAGCCCCGACCGCATAGACTTCGGGGAGCGCGAGGAGGAGAAGGGGTTTGTGATCGCCGACGTGTACAAGGGAGGGGCCGATTATCGGTTTATTCCTGTGCAAGTGGCCCGTGAGATGGTGGAGATCGAGGTGGATGCCGATTGTGATGACCCTACTGCGGCCATCCTCGCTGCGATCAGGCTTCACCCGATTCGAGATAACATCGTACGACTAATCTATCACATTGAGGCCGATCGCGACCCTTTGGTGGATCAACGCCTTATCGAGGAGGCCTTATCTCCGGCGCTTGTGCGCATCGTGCGCCGCGCTATCCGTCGCAACATCCATACGCGCAACAGCGCATTAACCGAAAATCGTCAGCCACGTGAGGCATTAGCCCTCTACATCGAAACACAGGACAAACTCAAACCACTAAAAGACCGTCTACTTGAGGCTGCTGAACCGCTCTTTCAGATCTTAGAACAGGAAGAGAAGGAGCTTACTACTTCTCTCTAA
- a CDS encoding AAA family ATPase, with protein MIPIRLSLKNFMSYGETPETLNFEGLHVACLSGENGNGKSALLDAITWALWGRTRIASQGVSEDDLIRLGAQDMEVLFEFELNGQRYKVTKKRKRGGGSEWHLAGWSGNDWISLSGTSQRETEKRLTQLLSMEYETFLNSAYLQQGRAEEFTRQTPDKRKQVLGQILGLERYDRLQELAREQVRDAKAQIQEIEGEINVLKLEANDLQRRKEQLQEVQASLERLREELAQKEREHAQLQTKLMELQTLATQVREQARTLAEQRADLQTRRAELAKVENQIEEMETILGQSEAIVRDYQSWQSMKQKADSLEPQIKAYYETSNEKLRLEAELAHEEQELRHSIDAKGREIEQLEKEIEQRNRLVAEIQNLNAWIESNKDVLVRYDQLVQLQQKLERQEEALQAECDAIKQLESDYNLARQDLQHQIASKRRELAQLQKSLDARNRILADIANLKQQLAQEEQLEAKFQEVRKALEEATEKYQMLKSQRDRLNQNIKEINEILPILQQAGASCPVCASELNEEKRARLVASQEAKSKQYAEELKSVLQQGTELKERKKQLEETQQHLEGQRRQLIEQKARLQELQEQQRQYATIEEEIQKAQTELADLEATEADDALRPLFSRLENAQELLQRLARFDILTARELVARRQAVEKKLDELRQQERENREVIEALQKQKEEYAKRAATLDSLQARLKDYHEVDAKLKQARDERNSLQQKLEKGDFGHPIRAKLTIAQSELARLKKVHEEYEQVKRQVEALEPARERFRLLESARAEIEPMRKERQRLNHLIAEKQKQVQDLEAEHAKKCLLLEQIEDVQRQCEAARLALDEVRQRSEERKLEEGQCAEAVRRAEMGALELRKKEAALKAWKERQSLYEHLDAAFGRKGVQALIIENTLPELEEEANEILRSLTDGKMQLRFEVVRPTKSKRSEIETLDIRITDDMGTRPYELFSGGEAFRISFAIRIALSRLLARRSGTRLQTLIMDEGFGSQDGKGRERLVEAIEAIKDDFEKILVITHMEDLKDAFAHRIEVTKDERGSHIHLV; from the coding sequence ATGATCCCGATTCGGTTGAGTCTGAAAAACTTTATGAGCTATGGGGAGACGCCGGAAACGTTGAACTTCGAGGGGCTTCATGTGGCCTGTCTATCCGGTGAAAACGGCAATGGGAAAAGCGCCTTACTCGATGCCATTACCTGGGCACTTTGGGGGCGCACGCGCATTGCCTCGCAGGGGGTAAGCGAGGACGATCTCATTCGGCTGGGCGCTCAAGATATGGAGGTGCTCTTTGAATTCGAGTTAAATGGGCAGCGCTATAAGGTGACCAAAAAGCGTAAGCGTGGCGGTGGCAGCGAATGGCATCTTGCCGGTTGGAGTGGAAATGACTGGATATCGCTTAGCGGAACCTCTCAAAGGGAGACAGAAAAGCGCCTCACCCAGCTGCTTAGCATGGAGTATGAGACGTTTTTGAATTCGGCCTATTTGCAGCAGGGGCGCGCAGAGGAGTTTACCCGGCAGACTCCCGACAAGCGCAAGCAGGTGCTAGGGCAGATCCTTGGCCTCGAGCGGTACGACCGGCTCCAAGAGTTGGCACGCGAGCAGGTGCGGGATGCAAAAGCCCAGATACAGGAGATCGAGGGGGAGATAAATGTCTTAAAGCTCGAGGCGAACGATCTGCAGCGACGGAAGGAGCAGTTGCAAGAGGTACAAGCCAGCCTGGAAAGGTTGCGAGAGGAGCTGGCCCAAAAAGAGCGAGAACATGCGCAGCTGCAAACGAAGCTTATGGAGTTGCAGACTTTGGCCACGCAGGTCAGAGAGCAGGCGAGAACACTTGCCGAGCAGAGGGCCGATTTGCAAACGCGAAGGGCTGAGCTTGCCAAAGTCGAAAACCAAATTGAAGAGATGGAGACTATCTTAGGGCAGAGCGAAGCGATCGTGCGCGACTACCAGTCGTGGCAAAGTATGAAGCAGAAGGCCGATTCCCTTGAACCACAAATCAAAGCATATTATGAGACCAGCAACGAGAAGCTGCGACTAGAGGCCGAGCTAGCGCATGAGGAGCAAGAGTTGCGACATAGTATTGACGCGAAGGGGCGTGAGATAGAGCAGCTCGAAAAGGAGATCGAACAGAGGAATCGATTGGTGGCCGAAATTCAAAATTTAAACGCTTGGATCGAGTCGAACAAGGATGTGCTGGTGCGCTACGATCAGCTTGTTCAACTGCAGCAAAAGCTGGAGCGACAAGAAGAGGCTCTACAGGCCGAGTGCGACGCGATCAAGCAGCTTGAAAGTGACTACAATTTGGCACGACAGGACCTGCAACACCAGATAGCCTCGAAGCGACGAGAGCTTGCCCAACTGCAAAAGAGCCTCGATGCTCGCAATAGGATTCTTGCCGACATCGCAAATTTGAAACAACAGTTAGCTCAAGAAGAGCAGCTTGAAGCGAAGTTTCAGGAGGTGCGGAAGGCGCTTGAGGAGGCAACGGAAAAATATCAGATGCTAAAGTCGCAACGCGATCGTTTAAATCAGAATATAAAAGAGATTAATGAGATATTGCCTATCCTGCAACAAGCTGGAGCCAGTTGTCCGGTATGCGCTTCGGAGCTGAATGAGGAGAAGCGGGCGCGACTCGTGGCTTCACAGGAGGCAAAATCGAAGCAGTATGCGGAGGAACTCAAATCAGTGCTCCAACAGGGCACTGAGCTGAAAGAGAGAAAAAAGCAGCTTGAGGAGACACAACAACACCTCGAGGGGCAGAGACGCCAGCTCATTGAGCAGAAGGCGCGCCTACAGGAGCTGCAAGAGCAACAAAGGCAGTACGCCACCATAGAAGAAGAGATACAGAAAGCACAGACGGAGTTGGCCGATCTTGAGGCGACGGAAGCAGATGACGCCCTGCGTCCTCTGTTTTCACGGCTTGAGAATGCGCAGGAACTTTTGCAGCGCCTCGCCCGTTTCGACATCCTTACTGCGAGGGAACTAGTTGCACGTCGTCAAGCGGTGGAAAAGAAACTTGACGAACTACGACAACAGGAGAGAGAGAACCGAGAGGTGATAGAGGCACTGCAGAAGCAGAAGGAGGAGTACGCAAAACGTGCCGCTACTTTGGACTCCTTGCAGGCGCGTTTGAAGGACTACCATGAGGTAGATGCGAAGTTGAAGCAGGCACGCGATGAACGCAACAGCTTGCAACAAAAGCTCGAAAAGGGAGATTTTGGTCATCCCATTCGGGCGAAGTTAACAATCGCACAAAGCGAGCTTGCCCGACTGAAGAAAGTCCATGAGGAGTACGAACAAGTGAAGCGACAGGTGGAAGCTTTGGAGCCGGCCCGTGAACGTTTTCGCTTGTTGGAATCCGCACGTGCCGAGATTGAACCGATGCGGAAGGAGCGGCAGCGGCTAAACCATCTTATCGCTGAGAAGCAGAAGCAGGTGCAGGATTTGGAGGCAGAGCATGCCAAAAAATGCCTCCTGTTGGAACAGATTGAGGATGTGCAACGCCAGTGCGAGGCCGCTAGGCTAGCGCTGGACGAGGTTCGCCAACGTTCTGAAGAGCGAAAGCTCGAAGAGGGGCAGTGTGCCGAAGCTGTGCGACGTGCTGAGATGGGCGCACTGGAGTTGAGAAAGAAAGAGGCTGCCCTAAAGGCTTGGAAAGAGCGGCAAAGCCTCTACGAGCATTTAGACGCCGCCTTTGGAAGAAAAGGAGTTCAAGCGCTTATTATTGAAAACACGCTGCCGGAGTTGGAGGAGGAGGCCAACGAGATTTTGCGCTCTTTGACCGATGGTAAAATGCAACTGCGTTTTGAAGTGGTGCGCCCAACAAAATCCAAACGCAGTGAGATCGAAACGCTCGATATCCGCATCACGGACGATATGGGGACACGACCCTACGAGCTGTTTAGTGGAGGAGAGGCCTTCCGCATCAGTTTCGCCATCCGCATCGCCCTCTCGCGATTGCTTGCCCGCCGTAGTGGGACGCGTTTGCAAACCTTGATTATGGATGAGGGGTTCGGATCGCAGGATGGAAAGGGGCGCGAGCGCTTGGTGGAGGCCATCGAGGCTATCAAGGACGATTTTGAGAAAATTTTGGTGATAACCCACATGGAAGATCTGAAGGATGCCTTTGCACATCGTATTGAAGTAACAAAAGATGAAAGAGGCTCTCATATCCATTTAGTGTAG
- a CDS encoding ATP-dependent Clp protease adaptor ClpS gives MGLVENSIKALPKGEELESTGGSGAEWIVVVYDNDYNTVEEVIRILIAATHCSFEEAAIETWEIHHLGKSVVHHADKEECERVASIIATIGIRVEVRQE, from the coding sequence ATGGGATTGGTAGAGAACTCCATCAAGGCGCTTCCGAAAGGAGAGGAGCTAGAAAGCACCGGCGGCAGCGGGGCGGAGTGGATTGTTGTGGTATACGACAACGACTACAACACGGTGGAGGAGGTCATTCGAATCCTCATTGCCGCAACCCACTGTTCGTTTGAGGAGGCTGCCATCGAGACTTGGGAGATACATCACTTAGGTAAGTCGGTGGTTCATCACGCCGATAAGGAGGAGTGCGAACGCGTAGCCAGCATCATTGCGACGATTGGCATTCGGGTAGAGGTAAGACAGGAATGA
- a CDS encoding HD domain-containing protein produces MARRFSDLTDAVIGRLFELACERIGETPTGVPLCVVATGGYGRRELCPYSDIDITFIPLRDGEARTDQVVRHMFQALMDIGMNRVGLEVGYAYRLLEDCGNLDLLTISGLLDARLIVGSERLFIQFEDAFWNNFNATDFIFAKLEERTKALAKHGMVPYHVEPHLKEGPGGLRDLQTMVWLLQARHHLPAARVRGERVFQVLQQEMHLTEEDCKQLATAKEHLFQVRNALHALCGAERDVLVVTRQEEVAHALGYGQEPASTEAFMAQTFTHLATIRRFAASIFRRVEHSRLIXGIGLDCKHRQIVPANDALIADDLGWILWIFEVAQKYQLEIGEALEPVIIELLRSKPEVPADRSIRQVFTRILSATGKVYPILQKMADLGVLGWLLPEFGVLMNLIPYDSAHEYTVGQHTLYVIKHLEALLEPHPTNEELLTEMRRLLLELPHPEWLMLAALLHDCGKAIPDVPHTESGESIARTICKRLEWDEEATETVCFLVKNHLLMAETSRLRDLDREQTIADFVRVVDDVDRLNMLFLLTYADTRAVGEGVWTPVKGHFLRTLWLRALDALYAREEVEDEEALVARAQRALLRDTSFHTLPTELVQEHIQAMPTSYLLNQPVQRIAAHIEYVRRVRAGEMVIAFEDEPTATYSELTVCTYDDPQPGLLSKIALALFCAGVTVHAAQVLTRVAGEERIAIDTLWVDYRGRHLLPGKRKEVTELLKKVVQGETLALPTALLQQAKRMYVREVRRNVEEEIVLIEVAGEEQMGALYWPAAALARLGWNIQSARISTWQGEARAVFYVQIPQNLSEIEIEHRLSAALQLDRGERSKT; encoded by the coding sequence ATGGCACGTCGCTTCAGCGATCTAACCGACGCGGTGATCGGACGGCTGTTTGAGTTAGCCTGCGAGCGTATTGGGGAGACACCTACCGGTGTGCCGCTCTGTGTTGTGGCTACGGGAGGCTACGGTAGAAGAGAACTTTGTCCCTACTCCGACATAGATATCACCTTCATTCCTCTACGCGATGGCGAAGCCCGCACCGACCAGGTCGTCCGGCACATGTTTCAGGCGCTTATGGATATCGGGATGAACCGTGTTGGGCTGGAGGTGGGGTATGCCTATCGTCTGCTGGAGGATTGCGGCAATCTCGACCTGCTTACCATCAGTGGGCTCTTAGATGCCAGGCTCATTGTGGGCAGCGAGAGGCTCTTTATTCAGTTTGAAGACGCATTTTGGAACAACTTTAACGCTACCGATTTCATTTTTGCCAAACTGGAGGAGCGGACAAAGGCGCTTGCCAAGCATGGGATGGTACCGTACCACGTCGAGCCACACTTGAAGGAGGGGCCTGGGGGGCTGCGAGATCTTCAGACGATGGTATGGCTGCTGCAGGCGCGCCATCATCTGCCGGCAGCGCGTGTTCGCGGTGAACGAGTCTTTCAGGTTCTGCAACAGGAGATGCATTTAACCGAGGAGGACTGTAAGCAGCTCGCTACGGCAAAAGAGCACCTCTTTCAAGTCAGGAACGCCCTACATGCCCTTTGCGGCGCCGAGCGTGATGTGCTGGTGGTTACTCGGCAGGAGGAGGTGGCACACGCTTTGGGCTACGGTCAAGAGCCTGCCTCCACAGAGGCGTTTATGGCTCAAACCTTTACCCACCTGGCAACGATTCGGCGATTTGCCGCCTCCATATTTCGACGGGTGGAGCATAGCCGTCTCATTTNAGGCATTGGGCTAGACTGTAAACATCGGCAGATCGTACCTGCTAACGACGCCCTTATCGCCGACGACCTCGGCTGGATTTTATGGATTTTTGAGGTGGCTCAGAAATATCAGCTCGAAATCGGAGAGGCTTTGGAGCCTGTCATTATCGAGCTATTGCGTTCTAAACCGGAAGTCCCTGCGGATCGTAGCATCCGTCAGGTATTCACGCGGATTCTTTCGGCAACAGGCAAGGTCTATCCCATTCTGCAAAAGATGGCCGATTTGGGGGTACTGGGCTGGCTATTGCCGGAGTTCGGCGTGTTGATGAATCTCATTCCCTATGACTCCGCCCATGAGTATACCGTGGGCCAGCATACTCTCTATGTGATCAAGCATCTTGAAGCGCTCTTGGAGCCGCATCCGACCAACGAAGAGCTATTGACCGAGATGCGCCGTCTTCTCCTTGAGCTTCCTCATCCCGAATGGCTTATGTTAGCGGCTCTACTTCACGATTGTGGAAAGGCCATTCCCGATGTGCCGCATACCGAGAGCGGAGAGAGCATTGCTCGGACGATCTGCAAGCGACTGGAGTGGGATGAGGAGGCCACAGAGACCGTCTGTTTTCTGGTGAAGAACCATCTTTTAATGGCGGAGACCTCGCGTCTCCGCGACCTCGATAGGGAACAGACCATTGCCGATTTTGTGCGCGTGGTGGACGATGTGGATCGCCTCAACATGCTTTTTTTACTAACCTACGCCGACACACGCGCTGTGGGTGAGGGGGTATGGACACCGGTAAAGGGGCATTTTTTGAGGACACTATGGCTGCGAGCTTTAGATGCCCTCTATGCCCGTGAAGAGGTTGAAGATGAGGAGGCACTGGTGGCACGTGCCCAGAGGGCGCTATTGAGAGACACCAGTTTCCACACGCTTCCGACCGAGTTGGTGCAAGAACATATTCAGGCCATGCCAACGAGCTATCTATTGAATCAACCGGTGCAACGCATCGCCGCCCACATCGAGTACGTGCGGCGCGTGCGTGCAGGCGAGATGGTCATCGCATTTGAAGATGAGCCGACAGCGACCTACTCCGAATTAACGGTCTGTACCTATGACGACCCGCAGCCCGGGCTTTTGTCTAAGATCGCGCTAGCGCTCTTCTGTGCCGGGGTAACCGTTCATGCGGCCCAGGTGTTAACGCGTGTTGCTGGGGAAGAGCGTATCGCAATAGACACTCTTTGGGTAGATTATCGTGGGCGCCATCTCCTGCCCGGCAAGAGGAAAGAGGTGACCGAGCTCCTAAAAAAGGTTGTCCAAGGAGAGACGCTGGCCTTGCCAACAGCCTTGTTGCAGCAAGCAAAAAGGATGTATGTGCGAGAGGTACGTAGAAACGTAGAGGAGGAGATCGTGCTCATTGAGGTGGCTGGTGAGGAGCAGATGGGCGCGCTCTACTGGCCTGCTGCGGCTTTAGCGCGTTTAGGATGGAATATCCAGAGCGCACGGATATCTACGTGGCAGGGCGAAGCCCGTGCGGTTTTCTACGTGCAGATACCACAAAATCTGTCGGAGATCGAGATAGAGCACCGGTTAAGCGCCGCCTTACAGCTTGACAGGGGTGAGAGAAGCAAGACATAA
- a CDS encoding stalk domain-containing protein gives MKKRMAWMLALAAGTGLGLAATPPSLADHITMTNVGGLQLSISPEATVTEAGNVALTVRYIGGNIRSIMLYIDGNLLEKSALTTDAKVGKIRFEIDPSLVEAGDHIVVVKGIDANGRVVVAKATVHFGEGGPVRLTSPMQNAVVQGVVPIVVQVDPSLSGAFVSFYVDNRFLMMKNYAPYTFNWDSTRVANGNHEIYIEVLDAQTQAVVKKIRTFVTVNNVMGFTNRQTTIPDLRNSQPSPAQNLVNRAVEATLALQPEGHLEADAAVAPTEDATSAASLVGGLRAAVVPQEVTKEHPLLALPAPNRFKAPTLPETAWSTPDRQVPAVHFAVPTASVGVLAMLAEPKGALSLNKEGLSFVSRTSQPLVAPQRIGNFAVMPHVAAAVGVGTKPHAFTGFVAQPVVKRIQHTRLLGTGTTVHRARTLQIAFDNQLIAFDVPPRVVNGMPLAPFRQIFEHTGGTVEWYAHSKTVRAINTSREIEFRIGHKTATVNDQSLKMQTAPYIDRGRAIVPLSFVKDALNVNVQYDPQTGHILIQSK, from the coding sequence ATGAAAAAACGTATGGCCTGGATGCTCGCCCTTGCTGCCGGCACAGGGCTTGGTCTAGCTGCAACCCCACCGAGCTTGGCAGACCACATCACAATGACAAATGTGGGCGGGCTTCAACTCTCGATCTCTCCAGAGGCCACAGTCACGGAGGCCGGTAACGTTGCTCTAACGGTTCGCTACATCGGGGGCAACATCCGCTCGATAATGCTTTACATTGACGGAAATCTCCTCGAAAAAAGCGCACTGACAACCGACGCCAAAGTCGGCAAAATTCGTTTTGAGATCGATCCCTCCCTTGTGGAGGCCGGAGATCACATTGTCGTTGTAAAGGGAATAGATGCTAACGGACGGGTTGTGGTTGCCAAAGCCACCGTGCACTTTGGCGAAGGAGGTCCCGTTCGCCTAACATCGCCCATGCAAAATGCAGTTGTACAAGGGGTGGTGCCCATCGTTGTACAGGTTGACCCCTCTTTAAGTGGGGCGTTTGTTTCGTTCTATGTGGACAATCGCTTCCTCATGATGAAGAACTATGCGCCCTACACCTTTAACTGGGACTCGACTCGTGTGGCCAACGGCAACCATGAGATCTACATCGAGGTCCTCGACGCTCAAACCCAGGCAGTGGTAAAGAAGATCCGCACCTTTGTAACCGTTAACAATGTGATGGGCTTTACCAATCGCCAAACCACCATTCCAGACCTGCGTAACTCGCAGCCCTCTCCGGCACAAAATTTGGTTAATCGTGCGGTGGAAGCCACGCTAGCTCTTCAGCCGGAAGGACATTTGGAAGCAGATGCGGCTGTAGCACCAACGGAAGACGCCACCTCCGCGGCATCTCTCGTGGGTGGGTTGCGGGCCGCCGTGGTGCCACAGGAGGTAACGAAGGAGCATCCGCTGTTGGCACTTCCCGCACCGAACCGCTTCAAGGCGCCTACGCTGCCAGAAACTGCCTGGAGTACACCCGACCGACAAGTGCCTGCCGTGCATTTCGCGGTGCCCACCGCTTCGGTTGGTGTTCTGGCTATGCTGGCCGAGCCGAAAGGCGCGCTAAGCCTTAACAAAGAGGGGCTATCGTTCGTAAGTCGCACCTCCCAACCTTTGGTGGCTCCGCAACGCATCGGCAACTTCGCCGTTATGCCTCATGTGGCCGCTGCCGTAGGGGTAGGGACAAAGCCTCACGCCTTCACCGGCTTCGTGGCACAGCCTGTCGTGAAACGCATTCAGCATACGCGGCTGCTCGGCACCGGCACAACCGTTCATCGTGCCAGAACGCTACAGATCGCCTTCGACAACCAGTTGATCGCCTTCGATGTGCCGCCTCGAGTGGTCAACGGAATGCCGCTTGCGCCTTTCCGACAGATATTTGAACACACAGGAGGAACCGTGGAGTGGTATGCCCACTCGAAGACGGTGCGAGCCATTAACACCAGCCGCGAAATCGAGTTTCGCATTGGACACAAGACCGCCACTGTCAACGATCAGTCGCTCAAAATGCAAACGGCGCCTTACATTGATAGAGGTCGGGCGATCGTGCCCCTTTCTTTCGTGAAGGATGCGCTCAATGTGAACGTTCAGTACGACCCACAAACCGGGCATATCCTCATCCAGAGTAAGTAG
- a CDS encoding FmdB family zinc ribbon protein, producing MPTYGYQCTECQHEFQAFQTISAAPIETCPKCNGPVKRLLYPVGIIFKGSGWYITDSRKQENASATEKTSDSSSESKSSDSAV from the coding sequence ATGCCAACTTATGGCTACCAATGCACTGAGTGCCAACATGAGTTTCAAGCGTTTCAAACCATTAGCGCAGCCCCCATTGAAACCTGCCCTAAATGCAACGGGCCCGTAAAGCGTCTTTTGTATCCTGTGGGCATCATCTTCAAAGGTTCCGGATGGTACATAACCGATTCGCGCAAGCAAGAAAACGCTTCTGCTACCGAGAAAACATCGGACAGTTCCTCTGAATCGAAAAGCAGCGATTCGGCCGTTTAA
- a CDS encoding anhydro-N-acetylmuramic acid kinase — MSVHPILYNVQKPVFMVGLMSGTSVDGVHAALIEIDGEAQQLRWKLLGWYYLPWEPELKSEILAACRPDTPLQKVVLLNYRIAEVFAEAAKKVIAQCGLKTEQIDAIASHGQTIWHQAEPMLLVGRLTRGTLQIGEPAVIAASTGCMVIADFRAADIAVGGQGAPLVPVADRLLFGSDKETRVVQNIGGIANATYLPQGCQAREDAEIIAFDTGPGNMVMDEIVREMTAGLQEYDREGQWAAQGRIQEDLLAECLAHPYFQQPPPKSTGREQFGKAYVQWFCQRARELGLRWEDMLATASALTVESIAQAYERWLLPKAPIHRVIVGGGGVHNRWLMQQLQRRLAPMTLSTHEEFGVPDDAKEAIAFALLGYLTLRGMPGNLPSATGATRPVVLGKIVFP; from the coding sequence GTGTCTGTGCACCCTATTCTCTATAACGTGCAAAAACCGGTCTTTATGGTAGGACTCATGTCGGGCACCTCGGTGGATGGCGTGCATGCCGCTCTTATTGAAATTGATGGAGAGGCTCAACAGCTCCGCTGGAAGTTGTTGGGTTGGTACTATCTACCATGGGAGCCGGAGCTGAAATCTGAGATTCTTGCCGCATGTCGCCCCGATACACCGCTCCAAAAGGTTGTCCTACTGAACTATCGGATCGCGGAGGTCTTTGCAGAGGCAGCCAAGAAAGTGATCGCACAATGCGGGCTAAAAACAGAGCAGATTGATGCCATTGCTTCACACGGACAAACCATCTGGCATCAGGCGGAGCCGATGCTGTTGGTGGGTAGGCTGACACGTGGCACCCTGCAAATTGGCGAGCCTGCTGTCATCGCTGCGAGCACGGGGTGCATGGTCATCGCGGACTTTCGGGCGGCGGATATAGCAGTAGGTGGGCAGGGAGCGCCGCTCGTTCCTGTAGCCGATCGCCTGTTATTCGGGTCGGATAAGGAGACACGTGTCGTACAAAATATTGGCGGCATCGCCAACGCCACCTATTTACCACAGGGCTGTCAAGCACGGGAAGATGCCGAGATCATCGCCTTTGACACAGGGCCAGGAAACATGGTGATGGACGAGATCGTCCGTGAGATGACAGCAGGGCTGCAAGAGTACGATCGAGAGGGGCAATGGGCAGCCCAAGGTCGGATTCAGGAAGACCTGCTAGCGGAGTGTTTGGCTCATCCCTATTTTCAGCAGCCGCCGCCGAAATCTACCGGCAGAGAGCAGTTTGGAAAAGCCTATGTCCAATGGTTTTGTCAACGTGCACGTGAACTCGGCCTGCGATGGGAGGATATGCTGGCCACGGCCTCGGCGCTTACCGTGGAGAGCATAGCGCAGGCCTATGAGCGTTGGCTACTACCAAAGGCGCCCATCCATCGGGTTATCGTAGGTGGAGGAGGGGTGCACAATCGTTGGCTCATGCAGCAGTTACAGCGGCGGTTGGCGCCTATGACCCTCTCGACACATGAAGAGTTCGGCGTGCCTGACGATGCAAAAGAGGCCATTGCCTTTGCTCTCTTGGGCTATCTCACCCTACGGGGGATGCCGGGCAATCTGCCCTCAGCAACCGGTGCTACGCGTCCGGTAGTGTTGGGGAAGATCGTATTTCCTTAA